In Sphingomonas sp. SUN019, one genomic interval encodes:
- a CDS encoding CaiB/BaiF CoA-transferase family protein, with protein MTENQGALKDIRVIELGQLIAGPFCGQLLGDMGADVIKVESPGAGDPMRAWGRGEHKLWWEVVARNKRSVSANLRVPAGQELVRKLIADTDILIENFKPGTLEKWNLGPDALHAINPRLIIVRVSGYGQTGPYASRAGFGGIGEAMGGWRYIVGDPDRAPSRMGLSIGDTLAATYGCMGALAALHARERTGRGQVVDSALYEAVLQVTESLIPEYVASGYIRERSGSALPGIAPSNVYQCSDGEFLIGANQDAVFARLCAAMGRPEMATNPRYIDHVSRGRHQKELDGVIEAWTRTLTTAEVERLMIEHSVPSGAIYRAPEMLEDPHFAARDAIVTLDHPRWGELKMQNSFPKMSDTPGSIRRIAPQTVGADNDAVYGALGLSADDLAVLKAEGAI; from the coding sequence GTGACCGAAAACCAAGGTGCGCTAAAAGACATTCGCGTGATCGAGCTGGGACAGCTGATCGCGGGGCCGTTCTGCGGGCAGTTGCTGGGCGACATGGGGGCCGACGTGATCAAGGTCGAGTCCCCCGGCGCGGGTGACCCGATGCGCGCGTGGGGCCGCGGCGAGCACAAATTGTGGTGGGAGGTCGTGGCGCGCAACAAGCGTTCGGTTTCCGCCAACCTGCGCGTTCCCGCCGGACAGGAACTGGTGCGCAAACTGATCGCCGACACCGATATCCTGATCGAGAATTTCAAGCCCGGCACGCTGGAGAAATGGAACCTCGGCCCCGACGCGTTGCACGCGATCAATCCACGGCTGATCATCGTCCGCGTTTCGGGCTACGGCCAGACTGGGCCGTATGCCTCGCGCGCCGGGTTCGGGGGTATCGGGGAGGCGATGGGCGGGTGGCGCTATATCGTCGGCGATCCCGATCGCGCGCCCAGCCGGATGGGGCTGTCGATCGGCGATACGCTGGCCGCGACCTATGGCTGCATGGGGGCGCTGGCGGCGCTGCACGCACGCGAACGGACCGGGCGGGGGCAGGTGGTCGACAGCGCGCTGTACGAGGCGGTGCTGCAGGTGACCGAAAGCCTGATCCCCGAATATGTCGCCTCGGGCTATATCCGCGAACGATCGGGGTCGGCGTTGCCGGGAATTGCGCCGTCAAACGTCTATCAATGTTCTGACGGCGAATTCCTGATCGGGGCGAACCAGGATGCGGTGTTCGCGCGGCTGTGCGCGGCGATGGGGCGGCCGGAAATGGCGACCAATCCGCGTTATATCGATCACGTTTCGCGCGGGCGTCATCAAAAGGAACTGGATGGCGTCATCGAAGCTTGGACGAGGACGTTGACGACCGCCGAGGTGGAGCGGCTGATGATCGAGCACAGCGTGCCCTCCGGCGCGATCTACCGTGCACCGGAAATGCTAGAAGATCCGCATTTTGCGGCGCGGGACGCGATCGTGACGCTCGATCATCCGCGCTGGGGCGAACTAAAGATGCAGAACAGCTTCCCCAAGATGTCCGATACGCCAGGCTCCATCCGCCGCATCGCGCCGCAGACGGTGGGCGCGGACAATGATGCGGTCTATGGCGCGCTGGG